The Polluticoccus soli sequence CTCAGGTATGAATTTCTCGTTGCTATAGTGGTGGTGGTTGCCATTGCTGAACCAGAAACGGCCTGCATAATCTTCAAACTTTTTCCAGTCTGCTGCCGATTTATCTCCGCTATAAGTGCCGTACACTGCTTCAATAGTTTTGCGCAGCAGCAGGCCATATTTACTCTTCTGATCGTAGATGATATCGCGACCAGCCAGGGCGGCCTCATACAAATAATATGCAAGCTGTTTTTGCTGTAGACTCAGTTCATTGAAGCCTGGCACCTGGTAACGCAGCACCTGGAGGTCTGCAAACGACTCTGCTTCTACTTTAAAGCTTGTGTCATAACCTGAAGCAACAGCGGGTGTTTCAGGAGTCTCTGCGCTGCTCACATTACCGCTCTGACAGGCGGTAAAGAGCATAGAAGAACCAATTATCGCCATAGCCGGCAAGGTTAGTTTTTTCATATAAAAAATAAAGGATTACGCTTAAAAATAGGGCTTTCAAGACAGGAACAGAAATCTCATCAGAAATTCACCCTTACCGTGTGATTATCAGGCTCTATTGCATTAAAACGATTAATTTTGGCAGCTTATGAAATACCGCCTGCTCATTGCTGCGTGCGCCTTTGTTGCGGCATGCAATACCCCCAAACAAGGAACTGATTTTGCCACGTTACCGGCTAATACACTGCTTGCCGCTGACAGCGTAAAGGTTGAAGAAGACAGCCTGAACAATACGTACTTTTCCGTAAAACTCCAGACCTCGGACAAAACAGCAAAAGGCATTTATAATGTCATGGCTACCTGGGGTGGCAACATTGCAGATTCTAAGTTCACTCTCCCAAAAGGCGGCGAAAAATTCAAGCCTGCGCTGCATCGTGAAACTGCGCCTTATAGTTTCATGATCGGTTTCCATATGGAAGATGATACAACATTCTATCCTTATTACCAGGTGAAAGCCGAGCAGGGAACGATCAAGATGAACTATGTAAAATCTTACACTTTCGAATAAACAAGAGCCGCCACCAAGCGGCTTTTTCGTTTTTAACCGCCAGTTACAATTCCATGAAAACTGTTGTATGAACATACGCTGAATGTTTCATTTGCATTAACTTTAAAGTACCCAACACTTAAACCTATGAAACCAGTTCTTATCGCACTGAGCTTATTTATTTCAAGCCAGGTTTTCGCTCAAGGCTTTTCTGCAGGCTTGCGCACTGGGGCAACAAATTGGTTCTCTTTGAATGCGCACAAAGAAAAGTCTGTCGTAACGAAAGGTACTTTTACATGGAATAAGGAAGCTTATGCGCGATATGAAACAAAACGCGGATTAGCTTTTGAATTTTCAGCCATGCAATACATCCCTAATCAGGTTGAATGGTACCAAGCTCCGCTTTGCATGGCCGGCGAGGAATTATTGTCGTTGAATGAAAAGTACAATGCAGCAGAATTCATGTTGTCGGTACAATATAGGATTGCAAGCGACAATAGCACAAAACTTAAAAGCTATCTCGGATTATCCTTCTCACAAACCCGGGTGTATTCCACTACAGCCGTTACTATCCGCGACATAAGCACAGCTAGCGTACGCAATGAAGTATGGAAATACACTTCGGGCTTAGTTTATTGTGGCGTTAGCAATTTCACCTCTTACCAGCTTACAAAACACATTAATATCGTATCTGCACTGTCGTTCAAATTCGATCCGGAAAATATTTTTGAAAGGTCTCGCTGGGACATTGATGAGTATTCGCCGAATTCGAATGTAACATGGAATATAGGATGTGGCTACACCTTCTAATTCTCCAAACAAAAAAGACTTCCCTATGAAATCAATCCTGTTTATCCTCGGCCTTTCATTTATCGCTTCTGCTATAACAGCACAGCGTTTTTCTGCGGGCGTACGCAATGGGGCAAGCTATTGGCCAGCAACTCAGTATACCGTTGAAGTCGTCAAAGGAACCAATGGGTTCAGTTGGGAGAAATCCATCTATGGAAGGTATGAGAGTAATAAACGGTTTGCAGCTGACCTTGCGATCACACACAACAAGCTTAACTATCAATACCCACCACAAGATGTCATTGTCTTTGATGCTCCATCTTATCGTGAACTAAATTACCGGCGCATCGTCAATACTTTCGACTGCCAGGCGTCTGCGCAATGGCGTGTCACAAAAGCCTCGTCCCTAATCAAAAGTTATTTTGGTGCCAGCATAACGTATGGCAGACAGTCCGATCACCATAGTTTTACAGCGCAGGAAATTCCTAGTAATGAATTGTATGATCGCGAATGGACTGCTAATTATGGTCTGGCATTCGTCGGTTTAAATAACTACACCTCCTATGCCATCAACAAGCACATTAATGTCCATTCAGCGATTTCATTTGACATCAATCCCGATCATGGTTTATCAAGCCTTAGACCTGCAAAGCAATTTCCGGAATCAAAAGTAAGCTGGACCATCGGCTGTGGCTATACTTTCTAAATCGTCTGCTATATTATCGTCACCTTCGACAGATCAGCCCCCAAACCTTTAAGCGAAGCATAGGTCAACTTATCCATCGTCGCGCCGTCGAAGCGGATGGTTGCAATGGCGCGGTAGTATCTATTGGTCAAAGCAAACGTAGAACGGAAGGACACGTTTTTGAGTGTGGCGCCGTTGAACGTCGCGTCATTCATCGCGCCGTTGTGAAACTTAACACCGATAAAGGTCTGTCCATCAAAGCGCACGCCACGAAGGTCCGAACAGTCAAAGTCCACACCAGTAAAGACACAGTTTTCGAAGATCGTTTTTGTGAGGTCGGTTTTGGTAAGCTTTACGTCGACGAGTTCCGCATTTATGAACTTTGCACCGTCTAGTCCTGATTTGTTGAATTCGGTCCGTACAAGAATGGTTTTGTCGAAACTGGCACCTGTGAGATCACTTACCGACAGGGTACAATCTGTCAGGTTCGCGCCGTCAAAACTGGCCTCCCGCACATCGCTACCGGTAATGGAGCTGCCAGTCAGATCCGAACCGGAAAAATCGGATCCGCGCAATGCGCTGCCATAAAACTTCCTTTTGTGCGCAGTAACACCAGCGAAGTCTGTATTAGCGAGATTGCCGCCATTGAAATTCGTCAGCAGATCCGGCTCCTGCGAGCGGGAAAGGTTGGCAACCACATCTAGTGTAGCAGCATTGTCGTCCTGCGCGGATATATCGGCATTAGCCGATGGAAAGTTTTCTGAGAAATAGTTGAGGTCAACACCCAGGATCTCCGCCAATCTGGCAAAGGTTATGATGTCCGGGATGGATTCTCCCCGTTCCCATTTCCCTACCGCCTGCGGACTGATAAAAAGAAGCTGGGCAAGCTGTGCCTGCGACATGTTTTTCTCCTTCCGTGCTTTGGCAATTTTGCTGCCGATCGTATTTGCATCCATTAGTACTCGTCGTTTGTTTTTTTCCGACGCTGCAAAGGTATTTTGCCGCATCCCCGGCGTCACTAAAAACGCCGCTCCTCTTAGTTGTAGGTCCACTACTTGCAGTTGTATTTCGACATCCGGTGGTTGTTTACCGGCTTTTCGGCCTGATGAACTTCAAATGCGTCTGTTCAAAGCCATTCTGCAAGTAAAAGCCATGTGCCTTAGTGCGGCGCTTGTTGGATGATACCTCCAATACATCATAAGGTACATTAGCAAGTATTTTGTCCAGCTCATCCAGTAATTGCTTGCCCACACCTTTGCTGCGCCAGGCATCTTCTACATATAGCTCTTGTACCTCGTAAACCCAATTAGCATGATGCAGCAACATCTGCCCCTGGCAGCTAAGAAAGCCAATAGGCGTGCCTCCATCTTCAGCCAGCAAGTAATGATTGTATGGTGAGTTGCTATTGTACTCGTAACAGATGTCAAAACCTCCGCGATCCATCTGCTTCTCTTCCAGTAAACAAATGAAACGGTAAACAGTATCTGCATCAGCCAGTGTTGCCTTGCGTATGTGCATACCTGAAGTTACAGTAAATAAAAATCCCCTGCCTTTCGGCAGGGGATCGTATGACTTAACTAATCTTAGTTATTAGTTTTTGAACTGAGGGATCAGGTCTTGTGCCATTTTCACCATCTTGTTCAGACCGTCTTCAGGCAGGTTACCTTTCTTGAATTCAGCCAGCAGTTCAGGCATTTTCAGTTCCATGTCGCGGATGAATGCGTCTTCAAACGCCCTCATGTTCTTAACAGGCACTTCACGCACCAGGTTGTTAGTACCCAGGTAGATAATAGCAACTTGTTTTTCTACGCTGAACGGAGTGTACTGAGGTTGTTTCAGGATCTCCACGTTACGGCTACCTTTATCCAGTACTACTTTCGTAGCAGCATCCAGGTCACCACCGAATTTAGAGAACGCTTCCATTTCGCGGTAAAGAGCCTGGTCAAGCTTCAGCGTACCAGCTACTTTCTTCATCGATTTGATCTGAGCGCTACCACCCACACGGCTTACCGAGATACCTACGTTGATCGCAGGGCGGATACCGGCGTTGAACAGGTTCGACTCAAGGAAGATCTGACCATCAGTGATCGAGATAACGTTTGTAGGGATGTATGCAGATACGTCACCAGCTTGCGTTTCGATGATCGGAAGGGCTGTCAGAGAACCACCACCTTTTACTAGGTGTTTGATGCTTTCCGGCAGGTCGTTCATGTTCTTAGCGATGTCATCGTTGTTGATAACTTTCGCAGCGCGCTCCAGCAGACGGCTGTGCAGGTAGAATACGTCACCAGGGTAAGCTTCGCGGCCCGGAGGACGACGCAGCAGCAGAGATACCTCGCGGTAAGCCACAGCTTGCTTAGACAGATCATCGTATACAACCAGTGCAGGACGTCCTGTATCGCGGTAGAACTCACCGATAGCAGCACCAGCGAACGGAGCGAAGAACTGCAGCGGAGCTGGTTCTGACGCAGAAGCCGCTACGATGGTAGTGTAAGCCATAGCGCCATGCTCTTCCAGTGTTTTCATAACACCGGCGATAGTAGATGCTTTCTGGCCGATCGCTACGTATATGCAATAAACAGGTTTACCTGCTGCGTAAAATTCTTTTTGGTTGATGATGGTATCGATACAGATGGCAGTTTTACCAGTCTGACGGTCACCGATAACCAGCTCACGTTGACCACGACCTACAGGGATCATCGCATCGATAGCTTTAACACCTGTCTGC is a genomic window containing:
- a CDS encoding pentapeptide repeat-containing protein, translating into MDANTIGSKIAKARKEKNMSQAQLAQLLFISPQAVGKWERGESIPDIITFARLAEILGVDLNYFSENFPSANADISAQDDNAATLDVVANLSRSQEPDLLTNFNGGNLANTDFAGVTAHKRKFYGSALRGSDFSGSDLTGSSITGSDVREASFDGANLTDCTLSVSDLTGASFDKTILVRTEFNKSGLDGAKFINAELVDVKLTKTDLTKTIFENCVFTGVDFDCSDLRGVRFDGQTFIGVKFHNGAMNDATFNGATLKNVSFRSTFALTNRYYRAIATIRFDGATMDKLTYASLKGLGADLSKVTII
- a CDS encoding GNAT family N-acetyltransferase, which gives rise to MHIRKATLADADTVYRFICLLEEKQMDRGGFDICYEYNSNSPYNHYLLAEDGGTPIGFLSCQGQMLLHHANWVYEVQELYVEDAWRSKGVGKQLLDELDKILANVPYDVLEVSSNKRRTKAHGFYLQNGFEQTHLKFIRPKSR
- the atpA gene encoding F0F1 ATP synthase subunit alpha — translated: MVEIKPDEISAILRQQLTNFNASANLEEVGTVLQVGDGIARVYGLNGVRQGELVEFENGVKAIALNLEEDNVGVVMMGEYTDIKEGAQVKRTGKIASIKVGEGMAGRVVNTLGEPIDGKGPLKGDLYEMPLERKAPGVIFREPVKEPLQTGVKAIDAMIPVGRGQRELVIGDRQTGKTAICIDTIINQKEFYAAGKPVYCIYVAIGQKASTIAGVMKTLEEHGAMAYTTIVAASASEPAPLQFFAPFAGAAIGEFYRDTGRPALVVYDDLSKQAVAYREVSLLLRRPPGREAYPGDVFYLHSRLLERAAKVINNDDIAKNMNDLPESIKHLVKGGGSLTALPIIETQAGDVSAYIPTNVISITDGQIFLESNLFNAGIRPAINVGISVSRVGGSAQIKSMKKVAGTLKLDQALYREMEAFSKFGGDLDAATKVVLDKGSRNVEILKQPQYTPFSVEKQVAIIYLGTNNLVREVPVKNMRAFEDAFIRDMELKMPELLAEFKKGNLPEDGLNKMVKMAQDLIPQFKN